One Setaria viridis chromosome 5, Setaria_viridis_v4.0, whole genome shotgun sequence genomic region harbors:
- the LOC117857641 gene encoding exocyst complex component EXO70E2, which produces MMAAELVKQYSNITLGEDSEICDIKHALKALRKKILSLDFDNSMHVHDPQDSFEYLEVLYKIRRLSERLRNLDPCGEAKQLDELTVYADDLSEMAMARLEEEFVYLLTHYKQPLEQEVLSFRSTEDGSVEDFSSSSFSEEQSEGKATPNDVAGGPEYLVPDLIQPGALSAVKSIAKFMFLNGYDKECCQAYINSRQNAIDEYFASLRLDKLSIEELMNTSWTKLNILIRRWNRAMRVFIRVYLASEKRLSNHIFGELTDSTADLCFYEISFNSVIQLLSFYVSVAIGPPKTEKLFRLLDMYEVLNDLLPEAESLFESGYDDMILNEYHEALLQLGESARKTFAEFKYAIQSYTSSNAVARGEVHPLTKYVMNYIRALTAYSKTLDSILKDTDRRHLHLASDIQLMANAYPNFTATALHLQSVAAILEANVEAGSRLYRDDRLQNIFMMNNIHYMVQKVKNSDLKSFLGDDWIRVHNRKFQQHAIRYERASWNSVLSYLSDDGLCAAGDAASRKTIREKIKNFNLSFEEVYRVQTAWSVPDDQLRDDVRISISLKVIQAYRTFVGRYGSVLDGSRHRDRYIKYRPEDLETLLLDLFEGAQKSLLHSCRA; this is translated from the coding sequence ATGATGGCTGCGGAGTTAGTTAAGCAGTACTCAAACATCACTTTGGGAGAAGACAGTGAGATATGTGATATTAAACATGCGCTTAAGGCATTGAGAAAGAAGATCCTTAGTTTGGATTTTGACAACTCTATGCATGTCCATGATCCACAGGACTCATTTGAGTACTTGGAAGTGCTGTACAAAATCAGACGACTGTCTGAAAGGTTAAGGAACCTAGACCCTTGTGGAGAAGCCAAACAGCTGGATGAACTCACTGTGTATGCCGATGACCTTTCTGAAATGGCAATGGCAAGGCTTGAAGAGGAATTTGTTTATCTTCTGACACATTACAAACAGCCATTAGAACAGGAAGTTCTCTCTTTTCGCTCTACAGAGGATGGCAGTGTGGAAGACTTTTCAAGCAGCTCATTCAGCGAGGAACAATCAGAAGGGAAGGCAACACCAAATGATGTCGCTGGAGGACCGGAGTATCTTGTTCCTGATTTGATTCAACCCGGTGCACTCTCTGCTGTCAAGTCCATTGCTAAATTTATGTTCCTGAATGGCTATGATAAGGAGTGTTGCCAAGCTTATATAAACTCACGGCAGAATGCAATAGATGAGTACTTTGCATCTCTTCGTCTGGACAAGCTCAGTATAGAAGAGCTTATGAACACAAGTTGGACCAAACTGAATATTTTAATAAGGAGATGGAACCGAGCAATGAGGGTTTTTATCCGAGTCTACCTTGCAAGTGAGAAGCGCCTTAGCAATCATATCTTTGGTGAACTTACAGATTCAACTGCTGACTTGTGCTTCTATGAGATTTCATTTAACTCAGTAATACAACTTCTGAGCTTTTATGTATCTGTAGCAATTGGTCCTCCAAAAACGGAAAAGCTTTTTCGTTTGCTTGATATGTATGAGGTCCTGAATGATCTTCTCCCTGAAGCTGAATCCCTGTTTGAATCAGGATATGATGATATGATCTTGAATGAGTATCATGAAGCACTACTGCAGCTGGGAGAATCTGCAAGAAAGACATTTGCAGAATTCAAGTATGCCATCCAATCATACACTTCATCAAATGCAGTGGCTCGTGGAGAAGTGCATCCACTTACAAAGTATGTTATGAACTACATAAGGGCTCTCACAGCATACAGCAAAACTCTTGATTCAATTCTCAAGGACACAGATCGAAGACACCTGCATCTTGCTTCTGACATTCAGTTGATGGCGAATGCATATCCTAATTTCACAGCAACAGCTTTGCATCTACAGTCTGTTGCCGCAATTTTGGAGGCAAATGTTGAAGCTGGTTCTAGACTGTACAGAGATGATCGATTGCAGAATATCTTTATGATGAACAACATCCACTACATGGTCCAGAAAGTGAAGAACTCGGATCTCAAAAGCTTTCTTGGCGATGACTGGATCCGGGTTCACAACAGAAAGTTTCAGCAGCATGCTATAAGATATGAGAGGGCGTCATGGAACAGTGTCCTCTCTTACCTGAGTGATGATGGCTTGTGCGCTGCTGGTGATGCTGCTTCTCGCAAAACCATCAGGGAGAAGATAAAAAATTTCAACCTATCCTTTGAAGAGGTTTATCGAGTTCAGACAGCATGGTCTGTCCCAGATGACCAACTTCGTGATGATGTCCGGATTTCAATATCGCTGAAAGTTATACAGGCCTATAGGACATTCGTGGGAAGATATGGAAGCGTCCTTGATGGCTCAAGGCATCGAGATCGTTACATAAAGTATAGACCCGAGGATTTGGAGACACTTTTGCTAGATCTTTTTGAAGGAGCTCAAAAGTCACTGCTGCATTCTTGTCGAGCGTGA
- the LOC117857644 gene encoding uncharacterized protein: MRKLCPNLDRDDSLDTVLEVPIPDDMLINAPGADKRRGAGGANMRAWLKNQAFDRATVDGHASATAELQLFLNVVGSPLIPCPVPHDRAFSRSIRDSSIQASTAKYIIQQYIAAMGGQAALQGVRSMYAVGKVRMCASEFHLGDQNVTAAQGRAEVGGFVLWQKTPEVWFFELIMAGHKMSAGSDGKVAWRQSAAEQSHVSRGPPRPLRRSLQGLDPRSIANLFSDAVCIGEKILNGEECFILKLEAGAMTLRARSAPAFDIIHHTVWGYFSQRTGLLIQLEDSHLLRMKSGKGARRSENIFWETSMESVISDYRYIDGINIAHGGHTAVTLFRYGEGSVNHKRKLEETWTVEEADFNVHGLTTDYFLPPADLNKDVDDQNK, encoded by the exons ATGAGGAAGCTGTGCCCGAACCTGGACCGCGACGACTCCCTGGACACCGTGCTGGAGGTGCCCATCCCCGATGACATGCTCATCAACGCCCCCGGCGCCGACaagcgccgcggcgcggggggcGCCAACATGCGCGCGTGGCTCAAGAACCAGGCCTTCGACCGCGCCACCGTCGACGGGcacgcctccgccaccgccgagctCCAGCTCTTCCTCAACGTCGTCGGGTCGCCGCTCATCCCCTGCCCAGTCCCGCACGACCGCGCCTTCAGCCGCTCCATCCGCGACTCCTCCATC CAAGCGTCGACGGCCAAGTACATCATCCAGCAGTACATCGCGGCGATGGGTGGGCAGGCGGCGCTGCAGGGGGTGCGGAGCATGTACGCCGTGGGGAAGGTCCGGATGTGCGCGTCCGAGTTCCACCTCGGCGACCAGAACGTCACCGCCGCGCAGGGCCGCGCCGAGGTCGGCGGCTTCGTGCTCTGGCAGAAGACCCCCGAGGTCTGGTTCTTCGAGCTCATCATGGCCGGCCACAAGATGAGCGCCGGCAGCGACGGCAAGGTCGCCTGGCGCCAGTCCGCCGCCGAGCAGTCCCACGTCTCCCGCGGCCCGCCGCGTcccctccgccgctccctccag GGCCTGGACCCGCGCTCGATCGCGAACCTCTTCTCGGACGCGGTGTGCATTGGCGAGAAGATCCTCAACGGCGAGGAGTGCTTCATCCTGAAGCTGGAGGCCGGCGCGATGACGCTGCGGGCGCGGAGCGCGCCGGCGTTCGACATCATCCATCACACGGTGTGGGGCTACTTCAGCCAGCGCACGGGGCTGCTCATCCAGCTCGAGGACTCCCACCTGCTCCGCATGAAGTCCGGCAAGGGCGCCCGCCGCAGCGAGAACATCTTCTGGGAGACCAGCATGGAGTCCGTCATCTCCGACTACCGCTACATCGACGGCATCAACATCGCGCACGGCGGCCACACCGCCGTCACCCTCTTCCGCTACGGCGAGGGATCCGTCAACCACAAGCGCAAGCTGGAGGAGACGTggacggtggaggaggccgaCTTCAACGTGCACGGCCTCACCACGGACTACTTCTTGCCGCCGGCAGACCTCAACAAGGACGTCGACGACCAGAATAAGTGA
- the LOC117855374 gene encoding PLASMODESMATA CALLOSE-BINDING PROTEIN 2: MESDAAPRSTTTSTARIQRRRARERKGGRSPSSVRNSLHALRMATPVFLLLLLAMAFRGSDGAWCVCRSDATDTALQKTLDYACGHGADCAAVLPTGPCYSPTSVQAHCSYAANSYFQRNSQASGATCDFGGTANLTDTDPSSGTCKYPATPSEAGTSGNSTGAGAGTGTSPPGSTSNPATTPSMGGTFTTPVGASGPTPSFVSAATAAAFAGRHVLLLAVVSVLAFLVR, from the exons ATGGAGTCTGACGCCGCGCCGCGCTCTACTACTACTAGCACAGCGCGGATTCAGCGGCGCCGagctagagagagaaagggggggCGCTCCCCGTCAAGTGTCCGGAACAGCCTCCACGCTCTAAGGATGGCAACTCCGGTGTTCTTGCTGCTCTTGCTGGCCATGGCGTTCAGAGGATCAG ACGGGGCGTGGTGCGTGTGCCGGTCGGACGCCACGGACACGGCGCTGCAGAAGACGCTGGACTACGCGTGCGGGCACGGCGCGGACTGCGCCGCCGTGCTCCCGACCGGGCCGTGCTACAGCCCCACCTCGGTGCAAGCGCACTGCTCCTACGCCGCCAACAGCTACTTCCAGCGGAACAGCCAGGCCAGCGGCGCCACCTGCGACTTCGGCGGCACCGCCAACCTCACCGACACAGACCCCA GCTCTGGAACCTGCAAATACCCTGCGACTCCGAG CGAAGCGGGGACAAGCGGCAACTctaccggcgccggcgccggcaccggcacgTCGCCGCCAGGCTCCACAAGTAACCCGGCCACGACGCCCAGCATGGGAGGGACCTTCACGACACCGGTCGGCGCGTCTGGACCCACACCCAGCTTCGTcagcgctgccaccgccgccgcgttcgCTGGTCgccacgtcctcctcctcgccgtcgtctccgTCCTGGCTTTCTTGGTGCGCTAG
- the LOC117858050 gene encoding glutathione S-transferase 1: MAPMKLYGATMSWNVTRCAVALEEAGAEYEIVPINFATAEHKSPEHLARNPFGQVPALQDGDLCIWESRAICKYAARKNKPELLKEGNLVESAMVDVWMEVEANQYTSVLDAILFQCLISPMLGGTTDQKVVEDNLEKLKKVLEVYEARLTKYKYLAGDFLSLADLNHVSATLCLFATPHASVLDGYPHVKAWWSSLMERPSVQKVAALMKP, from the exons ATGGCTCCGATGAAGCTGTACGGCGCGACGATGTCGTGGAACGTGACGAGGTGCGCGGTGGCGCtggaggaggccggcgccgaGTACGAGATCGTGCCCATCAACTTCGCCACCGCCGAGCACAAGAGCCCCGAGCACCTCGCCCGCAAC CCATTTGGTCAGGTTCCAGCTTTGCAAGATGGTGACTTGTGCATCTGGG AATCGCGTGCAATTTGCAAGTATGCAGCCCGTAAAAACAAACCTGAGCTGTTGAAGGAAGGCAATCTCGTGGAGTCAGCAATGGTGGATGTttggatggaggtggaggctAATCAGTACACCTCTGTGCTGGACGCCATCCTCTTCCAGTGCCTCATCAGTCCTATGCTTGGGGGAACCACTGACCAGAAGGTTGTGGAGGACAACCTTGAGAAGCTGAAGAAGGTGCTGGAGGTGTACGAGGCGCGCCTGACCAAGTACAAGTACCTGGCTGGAGACTTCCTCAGCCTTGCTGACCTTAACCATGTCTCTGCCACCCTGTGCTTGTTTGCGACGCCCCACGCGTCGGTGCTTGATGGTTACCCTCATGTGAAGGCCTGGTGGTCTAGCCTGATGGAGAGGCCATCTGTTCAGAAGGTTGCGGCTCTGATGAAGCCATAA